A section of the Pediococcus inopinatus genome encodes:
- a CDS encoding HAD-IIB family hydrolase — protein MHLHKIFYALLSLAQVIQKRINSKVEIIASNGSVYQKGHHLHQDHLGWKAISTVYDITTELELSTNFFSTDRTFYTRNKPWDLSRLARMRVMQDGAGKFEDVHDRDHLNEVSEQIINGIVIAQGQLDKLSIARQKLVEADVLSVSSSSPDNIELIPKRIDKASAVRAITNQYGIPVDHTIAFGNDKNDLGMLKAAGTGVAMGNSADEIKAQADAVTEASEDDGLPKYLKRRFLD, from the coding sequence ATGCATTTACACAAGATATTTTACGCTCTCTTATCGTTAGCGCAAGTTATTCAAAAAAGAATTAATTCAAAGGTAGAAATAATTGCTTCGAATGGTTCCGTTTATCAAAAAGGACATCATTTGCACCAAGATCATTTGGGGTGGAAGGCAATTAGTACCGTTTATGACATCACAACGGAATTAGAATTATCGACCAATTTTTTTAGTACAGATCGAACGTTTTATACAAGGAATAAGCCCTGGGATCTGAGTCGACTCGCGAGAATGCGGGTTATGCAGGATGGTGCTGGTAAGTTTGAAGATGTGCATGATCGCGATCATTTGAATGAGGTTAGTGAACAAATTATAAATGGAATCGTGATTGCTCAAGGACAATTGGACAAACTGTCAATTGCGCGCCAAAAATTAGTAGAGGCAGATGTGTTGAGTGTGTCGTCTTCGAGTCCGGATAATATTGAGTTGATTCCAAAACGAATTGATAAGGCAAGTGCGGTTCGCGCGATTACAAATCAATATGGAATTCCGGTAGACCATACGATTGCGTTTGGAAATGATAAAAACGATTTGGGAATGTTAAAGGCGGCCGGAACGGGTGTTGCAATGGGAAATAGTGCGGATGAAATAAAGGCCCAGGCGGACGCGGTGACAGAAGCAAGTGAAGATGACGGATTGCCCAAGTATTTGAAGAGAAGGTTCTTAGATTAG
- a CDS encoding HAD-IC family P-type ATPase codes for MTKGSASGSTDNGGEIEKSKPPHAFITQTTDQLLAKDQIALDQGLTSEKAQERLKQDGPNALVQRKQSKWVRFFKQFNNSITYILIVAAIATFLLREYSDSIVIGLVVIVNALIGYFQESKASEAIDNIKQMLQVSATVIRDGKRDDIEAEELVVGDLVFLEAGDNVPADLRILAADNLKIQESSLTGETDSVLKNDEPLTDPKTPLGDRLNMAYASTAVTNGSGLGIVTATGANSEIGKINASMESVKSKTTPLMREINGLGKYISYAIVAVAVLLAVYGLVTRVYSVSALMVAVITMVVGSLPEGLPASTSVVLAMGVQKMTKQNAIVKTLPAVETLGSVDVINTDKTGTLTKNEMTIDTLITKNGKYAVTGTGYTPTGHITKNGQPVAVGQDEDLDRLMVAGHEANDTRLIKNDDKWEINGEPTDGAFLALYHKVFKETEPDLVELDKIPFDSEYRYIAKLDEDSDGQRVILVKGSPDKIFTMAKQADSSFDIPDWTNRVSQLARDGERVVALGYREVSRDVHNLTPEVMAEGVHFLGITGIIDPPREETIVALKQMREAGIKVKMITGDHPETASAIAAKLGLDENVSAITGAQIDELSDEKLKEVIQDYNVFARTTPMNKLRIVEAYQANGLVTAMTGDGVNDAPALKKADIGIAMGIKGTDVAKEAADMVLADDNFATLTTAIKEGRHVYDNIKKTIRFLLPTSFAEGLIVLISIMFQQELPLVPTQLLWINMVSAVTIQFAFLFEPAEEGIMKRMPRKSNQSFLNRKDVWQIIYVAILIAALGIGAFNWLTMQGVSSTVASTVTLNVIVFGKIFYLFNIRTPKPAISKDVLRNKMAFVIIGILLVLQAGITYLPFMQSIFSTAGLSAPLWLLPIVAGIVVLIVTELDKLFDLRHRLHLATSRNQK; via the coding sequence ATGACAAAAGGTTCTGCTTCTGGTAGTACTGACAATGGTGGGGAAATAGAAAAGAGTAAACCTCCTCATGCGTTTATAACTCAGACAACGGATCAACTCTTGGCTAAAGATCAGATTGCGCTTGATCAAGGCCTGACAAGTGAGAAAGCCCAGGAACGATTGAAACAGGATGGGCCCAACGCATTGGTCCAAAGGAAGCAAAGCAAGTGGGTACGCTTTTTCAAACAGTTCAATAACAGTATTACCTATATTCTTATTGTCGCCGCGATCGCGACTTTTCTATTGCGAGAATATTCAGATTCGATTGTAATTGGGCTGGTTGTAATTGTTAACGCACTGATCGGTTATTTTCAAGAGAGTAAAGCTTCGGAAGCTATCGATAATATTAAACAGATGTTGCAAGTTTCTGCAACGGTTATTCGCGATGGTAAACGAGATGATATCGAGGCCGAGGAGTTAGTTGTAGGGGACTTAGTTTTCCTTGAAGCTGGTGATAACGTCCCGGCGGATCTCCGAATTTTAGCTGCTGATAATTTAAAAATTCAGGAATCTTCATTAACTGGAGAAACTGACTCCGTTTTAAAAAATGATGAACCGTTAACAGATCCTAAAACGCCATTGGGAGACCGTTTGAATATGGCTTATGCATCAACTGCGGTGACAAATGGTAGTGGGCTAGGAATTGTGACGGCCACTGGTGCAAATAGTGAAATTGGTAAAATTAACGCCAGCATGGAAAGTGTAAAATCAAAAACAACCCCACTAATGCGAGAAATTAATGGTTTAGGTAAATATATTTCTTACGCGATTGTGGCGGTAGCCGTTTTATTAGCTGTTTATGGTTTAGTGACACGAGTTTACTCGGTTTCTGCCTTGATGGTGGCGGTGATTACCATGGTGGTGGGTTCCCTTCCAGAAGGCTTGCCAGCTAGTACCTCAGTGGTTTTGGCCATGGGTGTGCAAAAAATGACGAAACAAAATGCGATCGTCAAAACTTTGCCGGCTGTAGAAACCCTTGGGTCAGTTGATGTGATTAATACTGATAAAACGGGAACCTTAACAAAAAATGAAATGACAATTGATACGCTGATTACCAAAAATGGTAAGTATGCGGTAACCGGAACGGGTTATACACCAACTGGGCATATTACTAAAAATGGCCAACCGGTCGCTGTCGGTCAAGATGAAGATTTAGACCGGTTGATGGTTGCTGGACACGAAGCTAATGACACACGCCTGATTAAAAATGATGATAAGTGGGAAATCAACGGAGAACCTACTGATGGCGCATTTTTAGCACTGTATCATAAGGTGTTTAAAGAAACTGAGCCTGACTTAGTTGAATTGGACAAAATTCCATTTGATTCAGAATATCGTTATATTGCTAAACTGGATGAGGATTCAGACGGACAACGCGTTATTTTGGTGAAAGGGTCTCCAGATAAGATCTTTACAATGGCCAAACAAGCAGATAGTAGCTTTGATATTCCAGACTGGACAAACCGGGTATCTCAGTTGGCAAGAGACGGTGAACGAGTGGTGGCCTTGGGTTATCGTGAAGTTTCGCGTGATGTCCATAACCTTACCCCAGAAGTTATGGCAGAAGGAGTTCATTTTCTAGGAATTACTGGGATTATTGATCCCCCTAGAGAAGAAACCATCGTGGCATTGAAGCAAATGCGTGAAGCCGGAATTAAAGTTAAAATGATTACTGGTGATCACCCTGAAACGGCGTCTGCGATTGCTGCAAAGCTTGGTTTAGATGAAAATGTTTCGGCCATCACAGGTGCGCAAATTGATGAGCTTTCAGATGAAAAACTAAAAGAAGTTATCCAGGATTACAATGTGTTTGCGCGGACAACGCCGATGAACAAGTTGCGAATTGTGGAAGCATACCAAGCTAATGGGCTTGTCACTGCCATGACGGGTGACGGTGTTAATGATGCGCCAGCCTTGAAAAAAGCTGATATTGGAATTGCGATGGGGATCAAAGGAACCGATGTTGCGAAAGAAGCTGCCGATATGGTTTTAGCAGATGATAACTTTGCAACGTTGACGACCGCAATTAAAGAGGGACGTCACGTTTACGATAATATCAAAAAAACGATTCGGTTCTTATTACCCACTAGTTTTGCTGAAGGTTTGATTGTGTTGATATCGATTATGTTCCAACAAGAATTACCTTTGGTGCCAACCCAGTTATTATGGATTAACATGGTTTCCGCAGTCACAATTCAGTTCGCGTTCTTATTTGAACCAGCTGAGGAAGGTATCATGAAGCGGATGCCACGAAAGAGTAATCAGTCTTTCTTAAATAGAAAAGATGTTTGGCAAATTATCTATGTGGCAATTTTGATTGCTGCTCTGGGAATTGGAGCTTTCAACTGGTTAACGATGCAAGGGGTTAGTTCGACCGTTGCAAGTACCGTTACCTTAAACGTAATTGTATTCGGAAAAATCTTTTATCTCTTTAACATTCGGACGCCCAAGCCAGCAATTTCAAAAGATGTTTTACGTAATAAGATGGCCTTTGTCATCATCGGGATTCTCCTGGTATTGCAAGCCGGAATTACCTATTTACCATTTATGCAGAGTATCTTTAGCACTGCTGGGTTAAGCGCCCCCCTTTGGTTATTGCCAATTGTGGCCGGAATTGTTGTTTTAATTGTTACTGAGCTTGATAAACTGTTTGATCTCCGCCATCGACTGCATTTAGCGACGTCTCGTAATCAAAAATAA
- a CDS encoding aldo/keto reductase, with the protein MAKLTKLTDTYELNNGVKIPIVGFGTWQTPDGDVAEKSVEEALAAGYRHIDTAFAYGNEQSVGKGIKDSGIARDQLWVTSKLDGKDHGYENTKQAIDKSLTNLGLDYLDLFLIHWPNPIAYRDTWEQANADTWRAMEEAQKAGKLRTIGVSNFRPKHLDALLKTATVVPQVNQIFLNPSDLQPEVVKYNDEHNILSEAYSPLGTGKIFGVSELKSMGEKYHKSVAQVVLRWSLQHGFLPLPKSVHNERIIENTKLFDFVIDDADMKTIDGLRGLAGLATDPDTITW; encoded by the coding sequence TTGGCAAAATTAACGAAATTAACAGATACTTATGAATTAAATAATGGGGTAAAAATTCCCATTGTCGGTTTTGGTACTTGGCAAACACCAGATGGTGACGTTGCTGAGAAATCAGTTGAAGAGGCTTTAGCGGCTGGTTATCGCCATATCGATACCGCCTTCGCTTATGGGAATGAACAAAGTGTTGGCAAAGGAATTAAAGATAGTGGGATTGCTCGCGATCAACTTTGGGTTACTTCTAAGTTAGATGGTAAAGATCATGGCTATGAAAATACCAAGCAGGCGATTGATAAATCCTTAACCAATTTAGGGTTAGACTACTTGGATCTGTTCTTAATTCATTGGCCAAATCCAATTGCTTATCGGGATACTTGGGAACAAGCCAATGCGGATACATGGCGTGCAATGGAAGAGGCTCAAAAAGCTGGCAAGCTGCGCACGATTGGTGTTTCTAATTTCCGTCCTAAGCATTTGGATGCACTTTTAAAAACGGCAACGGTTGTCCCTCAGGTTAACCAAATTTTCCTTAACCCAAGCGATTTACAGCCAGAAGTTGTGAAATACAATGATGAACATAATATTTTATCTGAAGCATATAGCCCACTAGGGACAGGAAAAATCTTTGGTGTTTCAGAGCTGAAATCTATGGGTGAAAAATACCATAAGTCAGTCGCGCAGGTTGTCTTGCGTTGGTCTTTGCAACACGGATTTTTACCACTACCAAAGTCTGTGCATAATGAACGAATTATTGAAAATACAAAATTGTTTGATTTTGTAATTGATGATGCAGATATGAAAACAATTGATGGTTTACGGGGGCTTGCAGGTTTAGCTACGGATCCAGATACCATTACTTGGTAG
- the nrdI gene encoding class Ib ribonucleoside-diphosphate reductase assembly flavoprotein NrdI has protein sequence MSIINILYISVAGNTRSFTQDLQDYAEEQHSKDAANPLVSLKEISEESDFDSEQEPYFAFVPTYLDGGNGVDNGVKELMTNVLGEYIAYKNNRKLCLGVIGSGNRNFGLQYCLTAKRYARDYGFDYLDNYELRGNSTDCKRIYETMKKNNVLKTSTEEV, from the coding sequence ATGTCAATTATTAATATTTTATACATTTCTGTTGCGGGAAATACACGGTCTTTTACACAGGATCTTCAAGATTATGCTGAAGAACAGCATTCAAAAGATGCAGCCAATCCTCTCGTTTCTTTAAAAGAAATCTCTGAAGAATCCGATTTTGATAGCGAACAAGAACCTTATTTTGCTTTTGTGCCTACTTATCTTGATGGTGGGAATGGTGTGGATAATGGTGTTAAGGAGCTTATGACTAACGTTTTAGGCGAATACATCGCTTATAAAAATAATCGTAAACTTTGCCTTGGCGTAATCGGCAGTGGTAATCGCAATTTTGGTTTGCAGTATTGCTTAACCGCTAAACGATATGCCCGCGATTATGGCTTCGACTATTTAGACAACTATGAGTTGCGTGGAAATTCTACTGATTGCAAACGCATATACGAAACTATGAAGAAAAATAATGTATTAAAAACCTCTACCGAAGAAGTTTAA
- a CDS encoding YczE/YyaS/YitT family protein, with the protein MDKHADFKKRLFFLAVSIVLNSFSNALTVASHCGSALWTSSSVNLSNWLHFSLGSVLFVEGIAVVIANAVLLKRFDWHRALGNLVFMIPFSFLVGSISTGLDAHGFLNLPLWVRVVADILGIVGIGVAVSIYQRANIVLHPNDDLTYIVRFKFMHGHAAKAQWISYIPAISIILLTFIMTHHVYAVGLGTVLAFVLQGAVTGWADRHVFTTLKHHLNV; encoded by the coding sequence GTGGACAAACATGCAGATTTTAAAAAAAGGCTCTTTTTCTTGGCCGTTTCAATCGTCTTAAACTCATTTTCAAACGCACTGACGGTTGCTAGTCACTGCGGAAGCGCCCTTTGGACTTCCTCATCGGTCAACTTAAGCAACTGGCTGCATTTCTCTTTAGGGAGTGTTTTATTTGTCGAGGGAATCGCGGTGGTTATTGCTAACGCTGTGTTACTCAAAAGGTTTGACTGGCACCGGGCGCTTGGAAATTTAGTATTTATGATTCCATTTTCTTTTCTGGTGGGCAGTATTAGTACTGGTTTAGATGCCCATGGCTTTTTAAACTTGCCACTGTGGGTCAGAGTCGTAGCTGACATTCTTGGGATCGTCGGAATTGGTGTTGCAGTCTCTATTTATCAACGTGCTAATATCGTGTTGCATCCTAACGACGATCTGACCTACATCGTGCGGTTTAAATTTATGCACGGTCATGCGGCCAAAGCACAGTGGATCAGCTATATTCCGGCAATTTCAATCATCTTGCTGACATTTATAATGACTCATCATGTTTATGCGGTCGGGCTTGGAACCGTGTTGGCCTTTGTTTTACAAGGTGCCGTCACTGGTTGGGCAGATCGCCATGTCTTCACCACACTTAAACATCATCTAAATGTTTAA
- a CDS encoding hemolysin family protein, which produces MDSGQIISDTIIILITFIMAYFFVAAEFALVESRLSALEEARATAVGGRLKKLDRAIHMVSNLNEYLSTTQVGTSVCGIILGWIGESYVEYFIILFFGSTHLINQTSLHAIGAVIGVLLLTYLEVVITEIVPKNISIDIPLKVLMRLVTPLHWFHTAFYPFVWLLNASANGIVKLMGMEPADESNEVFSQAEILSLSKNAVTGGELDQNDYVYMQRAFDFNDKVAKDIMIDRTQLVVLDVDATVDEALLLYLQKRFSRFPVVANNDKDKILGYVYNYDLVRQSRVDGKVKVSKLLRNIITVPETVLIQEVLQRMLQKQTPISVVVDEYGGTSGIITDKDIYEEVFGTISDEVDDVSGDYIHKETDGSYQVSGKTTMYDFERYFGIDVPGFEGEDVVTLGGYVIDHHPNIQVHDKVRIDRYNFEVLDNENAHIDWFHVTKISDEEFKKLKDKAETDRLNMDN; this is translated from the coding sequence TTGGACAGTGGTCAGATAATCAGCGATACTATTATCATTTTGATTACCTTTATCATGGCATACTTTTTCGTCGCTGCTGAATTTGCGCTTGTCGAAAGTCGGTTAAGTGCCTTAGAAGAAGCAAGAGCAACAGCAGTTGGTGGGCGGCTCAAAAAGCTCGATCGAGCAATCCACATGGTTTCAAATCTAAATGAGTACCTTTCTACAACCCAGGTTGGAACATCCGTCTGTGGGATTATCCTAGGTTGGATTGGTGAATCGTACGTTGAATACTTTATTATTTTGTTTTTCGGTTCTACACATCTAATTAACCAGACTTCTCTGCATGCCATTGGAGCGGTGATTGGGGTTCTTCTTTTAACTTATTTAGAAGTTGTTATCACAGAAATTGTGCCAAAGAATATTAGTATTGATATTCCCTTAAAAGTTTTAATGAGGCTTGTAACCCCATTACACTGGTTTCATACCGCGTTCTATCCCTTTGTTTGGTTACTAAATGCTTCAGCAAATGGTATTGTCAAATTAATGGGGATGGAACCTGCTGACGAAAGTAATGAAGTCTTCTCACAGGCTGAAATTTTAAGCTTATCAAAAAATGCCGTCACTGGTGGTGAACTTGATCAAAACGATTATGTTTACATGCAGCGGGCGTTTGACTTTAATGATAAAGTTGCTAAAGACATCATGATTGATCGTACTCAATTAGTTGTTTTAGATGTTGACGCAACGGTTGATGAAGCATTGCTACTATATTTACAGAAACGTTTTAGCCGTTTCCCAGTCGTTGCTAATAACGATAAGGATAAGATCCTAGGTTATGTTTACAACTACGATTTAGTTCGTCAAAGTCGTGTAGACGGTAAAGTTAAGGTTAGCAAGTTACTTCGAAACATCATTACCGTTCCTGAAACAGTCCTTATTCAAGAGGTTCTCCAAAGAATGCTGCAAAAGCAAACCCCCATTTCCGTTGTTGTTGATGAATATGGTGGGACTAGTGGGATTATCACGGATAAAGATATTTATGAAGAAGTTTTCGGAACAATTAGTGATGAAGTTGATGATGTTTCTGGCGACTATATTCACAAAGAAACAGATGGCTCCTATCAAGTCAGTGGTAAAACTACGATGTACGATTTTGAACGGTACTTTGGAATCGATGTCCCTGGATTTGAAGGAGAAGATGTTGTCACACTTGGTGGTTATGTCATTGATCATCACCCAAATATTCAAGTGCACGATAAAGTTCGCATCGATCGGTATAACTTCGAAGTTTTAGATAATGAAAATGCTCATATTGATTGGTTCCACGTCACAAAAATCTCTGATGAAGAATTCAAAAAGCTAAAAGACAAAGCTGAAACAGATCGATTAAACATGGATAACTAA
- a CDS encoding IS256 family transposase, whose translation MNELTTEIIAALAQKQDLDEVFRHHLEIAINQLLQTELAEFLGYERYSYAGINTGNNRNGSYERSFDTKYGQLNLTIPRDRNGRFENHTLPAYGRHSDNLETTVIQLYTKGITTAEIAELIEKMYGAHYSKATVSNMTKAVNEQVQAFQQRRLASQYAAIFLDATYLPLKRDTVQKEAVHIAIGIRPDGTKEVLNYQVAPTESTGIWTELLGTLIKQGVKDVLLFVADGLVGLDEGLNQHFPKAKRQRCLVHVGRNLMNKVRVKDRKAVISDFKQVHRAANREAAELKLNEFANNWHQTYPKLIKDLLKMPNLLTFMDFPPAIRQSLYSTNLIENFNKHLKRTTHHKEQFPTEDSLDRFLVSQFNVYNEKSLKRIHRGFKGLQDTLEASFI comes from the coding sequence ATGAATGAACTTACCACAGAAATTATCGCTGCACTAGCCCAAAAGCAAGATTTGGACGAAGTTTTTCGTCACCACCTCGAAATTGCGATTAACCAGCTGCTTCAAACCGAATTGGCAGAGTTTTTGGGTTACGAACGCTACTCATACGCTGGGATTAACACTGGTAATAACCGCAACGGCAGTTATGAGCGCTCGTTTGATACGAAGTACGGCCAACTTAACTTAACCATTCCTCGAGATCGCAATGGCCGGTTTGAAAATCATACCTTGCCAGCCTACGGTCGGCACAGTGATAATTTAGAAACAACGGTCATTCAGTTGTATACCAAGGGAATTACCACTGCTGAAATTGCCGAACTCATTGAGAAAATGTACGGTGCTCACTACTCCAAAGCCACGGTTTCCAACATGACTAAAGCCGTCAATGAACAGGTTCAAGCTTTCCAGCAACGTCGACTGGCTTCACAATATGCGGCCATCTTCTTAGATGCCACTTACTTGCCGTTAAAGCGGGATACCGTTCAAAAAGAAGCCGTTCATATTGCGATTGGCATTCGTCCAGATGGTACGAAAGAAGTGCTGAACTACCAAGTGGCGCCAACGGAATCGACTGGAATCTGGACTGAACTGCTGGGAACCTTGATCAAGCAGGGCGTTAAAGATGTGCTATTGTTTGTGGCCGATGGGTTAGTTGGTTTGGATGAAGGCTTGAATCAGCATTTCCCTAAAGCCAAACGACAACGTTGCCTGGTTCATGTTGGGCGGAATCTGATGAACAAAGTTCGCGTAAAAGACCGCAAGGCCGTGATCAGTGACTTTAAACAAGTTCATCGGGCCGCCAACCGTGAAGCAGCCGAACTGAAACTGAATGAGTTCGCCAACAACTGGCATCAGACCTATCCCAAATTAATCAAAGATCTGCTTAAAATGCCGAATTTACTCACTTTCATGGACTTTCCACCAGCTATCCGGCAATCACTATACTCCACTAACCTGATTGAGAACTTTAATAAGCATCTCAAGCGCACCACCCACCACAAAGAACAATTTCCAACGGAAGATTCACTGGATCGCTTCCTGGTTTCTCAGTTTAATGTTTATAACGAGAAGTCTCTGAAGCGGATCCACCGAGGGTTCAAAGGACTCCAGGACACCTTGGAAGCATCATTTATTTAA
- a CDS encoding HAD family hydrolase, producing MEPYIVFMDIDGTLISHNQNVSTMTKKVIEQLQQQGFIFYIATGRMLSLVASRILCK from the coding sequence TTGGAACCTTATATTGTATTTATGGATATTGATGGGACGCTGATTTCACATAACCAAAACGTTTCTACAATGACTAAAAAAGTAATCGAACAATTGCAACAGCAAGGATTTATTTTCTATATTGCGACGGGGAGAATGTTATCGTTGGTAGCGTCAAGAATCTTGTGTAAATGA